The DNA sequence TGCCGGCCTGCATGCTCTCCACCGTGCCCTTGCCGATTACGGTCTTCGGCTTCCGGAGTTCCACTCTCGGAAGCCTGGCGGCCCTCCGGAAGAGCGCGTCGGAGGAGACGTCTATGCCCGGCGCTATGGCCCCGCCGGCGTACTCTCCCGCGGGCGTTACGTAGTCGAAGGTGACCGCCGTACCGAAGTCGACGACTATCAGCGGGCCCTTATGCGCGGCATACGCGGCCACGGCGTTAACTATCCTGTCCGCGCCCACTTCCCTGGGGTCGTCGGTCAGTATGGGCATGCCGGTCTTTACGCAGGGCCCTACGACCAGCGGCTCGATGCCGAGTTTGCCGGAAAGCAGCCCCGTAAAAGTGTCCTTCAGCTGCGGTACGACGCACGATACGATGCCGCCCGTTATCTCGCCCGGCTTTATGCCG is a window from the Thermodesulfobacteriota bacterium genome containing:
- a CDS encoding type III pantothenate kinase, translated to MLLAVDIGNTNIVIGVFDGADIKEHWRLGTVKERTADEYGIVLSALLDNAGIKPGEITGGIVSCVVPQLKDTFTGLLSGKLGIEPLVVGPCVKTGMPILTDDPREVGADRIVNAVAAYAAHKGPLIVVDFGTAVTFDYVTPAGEYAGGAIAPGIDVSSDALFRRAARLPRVELRKPKTVIGKGTVESMQAGIFYGFVGLVEGLVERIKKETGTRPKVIATGGLAGVVSGESRVIDEVDEFLTLKGLRIIHESNIR